One stretch of Oncorhynchus masou masou isolate Uvic2021 chromosome 9, UVic_Omas_1.1, whole genome shotgun sequence DNA includes these proteins:
- the LOC135545256 gene encoding LOW QUALITY PROTEIN: delta(3,5)-Delta(2,4)-dienoyl-CoA isomerase, mitochondrial-like (The sequence of the model RefSeq protein was modified relative to this genomic sequence to represent the inferred CDS: inserted 1 base in 1 codon), protein MDMASEVLQPEGDDMARTSWNMRRIIAMYQETFTVIEKCPKPVAVKGACVGGVDLIKACDIRLCTQDAWFQVKEVDIGLAADVDTLQRLPKVIGSRSLLNELALTARKMYADEAKESGLVSRVFPDKEXMMAGALEMAGAIAGPSPVAVQGTKVNLIYSRDHSVAEGLNYMATWNMSMLQKEDVMKSAVASMEKKSPKTITFSRL, encoded by the exons GACTTCCTGGAACATGCGACGCATCATTGCCATGTACCAGGAAACCTTCACCGTCATTGAGAAG TGTCCGAAGCCTGTGGCAGTGAAGGGAGCTTGTGTTGGAG GCGTGGATCTGATCAAAGCCTGTGATATCCGTCTCTGCACTCAGGATGCCTGGTTTCAGGTGAAG GAAGTGGATATTGGCCTAGCAGCTGACGTTGACACTCTACAGCGCCTACCTAAAGTCATTGGGAGCCGCAG CCTGTTGAATGAGTTGGCTCTGACAGCGAGGAAGATGTACGCTGATGAGGCCAAGGAAAGTGGATTAGTCAG CCGTGTATTTCCAGACAAGG GCATGATGGCTGGAGCTCTTGAGATGGCAGGGGCGATAGCAGGCCCCAGCCCTGTGGCTGTCCAGGGAACCAAGGTCAACCTGATCTACTCCAGAGACCACAGTGTGGCAGAGGGCTTGAACTACATG GCAACGTGGAACATGAGCATGCTGCAGAAGGAGGATGTCATGAAGTCAGCTGTGGCCTCCATGGAGAAGAAGAGTCCTAAAACAATAACTTTCTCCAGGCTCTGA